One Candidatus Paceibacterota bacterium genomic region harbors:
- a CDS encoding adenylate/guanylate cyclase domain-containing protein translates to MNQRLRSKEIYIALGVALLLAISYLAGTFAGLENFFEDILVSQKPASDKIIIVAIDDASVATIGQWPWPRAKLAELVTTVDNARPLSVGLDVIPREPSRLGVADDAVLRKALAGLKTHLVLPAEANPLYLTNPPHGDKPLLPLSKFFGKGLDRVELGQVNLVADRDNKIRRLPRTIQFDVGVQYESFASRTATLSGLNIPILSRPIIDRIVYAGPNGTIQNVPAGKVLNKDVATLKLLEGKMVFIGATASDLHDEKPTPADRGSQMSGVEIQAQIANMFLQGYSLTALATFPMIFLIFLTALIGALVFLISKSSTRALVYNIILGVIYTVLIIIAFDSGVAINFIHLHLAWIVSTAGIFCYRYFIADKEKRQLRSTFSKYVSKDVLEDLLANPEKVKLGGDEKDATIFFSDVRGFTTLSETMTPTQLTQFLNKYLTVMTDIVLERRGVIDKYIGDAIMGFWGAPLDNPEHAFVAVETALAMTEALAQFNLESKARGELEIDIGIGLNSGKVTAGNMGSTQRFDYTVMGDTVNLASRLEGQTKTYGIHILISEATFKSAQPEKLEQAGILVRELDRIKVKGKKLPVTVFQVVDRALAPSVRKVLEDFNRAREQYYAGSWDGCIESCKKILAEYNDKATHLYLDRAEYFLEHPPENWEGVYELKTK, encoded by the coding sequence ATGAACCAACGCCTGCGGAGCAAAGAAATATACATAGCGCTCGGTGTCGCGTTGCTTCTCGCAATATCTTACCTCGCCGGTACATTTGCCGGACTCGAGAATTTCTTCGAAGATATTCTTGTCTCACAAAAGCCAGCCAGTGATAAAATAATCATCGTTGCGATAGATGATGCTTCTGTCGCTACAATAGGGCAGTGGCCGTGGCCGAGGGCAAAGCTTGCGGAACTCGTCACTACTGTCGATAATGCTCGCCCGCTTTCTGTCGGCCTGGATGTTATACCGCGTGAGCCCTCCCGGCTTGGTGTTGCCGACGATGCGGTTTTGCGCAAGGCTCTTGCTGGCTTAAAGACACATCTCGTACTTCCTGCTGAAGCAAATCCACTGTATCTCACGAATCCGCCTCATGGGGATAAGCCGCTCTTACCACTTTCTAAATTTTTCGGGAAAGGTTTAGATCGCGTTGAGCTCGGGCAAGTTAACCTTGTCGCTGACAGAGATAATAAAATTCGCCGATTACCGCGGACAATCCAATTCGATGTCGGAGTCCAGTATGAATCCTTTGCTTCGCGTACCGCGACACTTTCAGGACTGAATATCCCAATTTTGTCTCGCCCAATAATTGACCGGATTGTGTATGCCGGCCCGAACGGTACAATACAGAATGTTCCCGCAGGGAAAGTATTAAACAAAGACGTAGCTACACTTAAGTTGCTTGAGGGTAAAATGGTCTTCATCGGTGCGACCGCTTCAGACCTCCACGACGAGAAACCTACTCCTGCCGATCGTGGCTCGCAGATGAGCGGGGTAGAAATCCAGGCACAGATTGCGAACATGTTTCTTCAGGGCTACTCGTTGACTGCACTCGCAACATTCCCGATGATTTTCTTGATATTTCTAACAGCGCTAATAGGCGCGCTGGTTTTCTTAATCTCAAAAAGTTCAACTAGGGCGCTCGTATACAACATCATTCTCGGCGTTATATATACGGTACTAATTATTATCGCTTTCGATTCTGGCGTTGCGATTAACTTTATTCATCTGCATCTCGCATGGATTGTCTCGACGGCCGGAATCTTTTGCTATCGATATTTCATAGCCGACAAAGAGAAGCGTCAGCTCCGCTCGACATTCTCCAAGTATGTGTCTAAAGATGTGCTCGAAGACTTGCTTGCGAATCCGGAAAAAGTAAAGCTCGGCGGAGACGAGAAAGATGCGACTATCTTCTTCTCGGACGTGCGCGGCTTCACAACCCTTTCAGAAACAATGACGCCGACCCAGCTCACGCAGTTCTTGAATAAATACCTAACAGTAATGACCGATATCGTGCTCGAACGGCGCGGAGTCATAGACAAATATATCGGTGATGCCATTATGGGTTTCTGGGGTGCACCCTTGGACAATCCCGAACACGCGTTCGTTGCTGTTGAGACCGCGCTTGCAATGACCGAGGCGCTCGCGCAATTTAATCTAGAATCAAAAGCGCGCGGCGAGCTCGAGATTGATATCGGTATAGGATTGAACTCCGGCAAGGTTACGGCCGGCAATATGGGCTCTACCCAGCGCTTCGATTATACGGTGATGGGTGACACGGTAAATCTTGCATCGCGGCTAGAAGGGCAGACCAAGACGTACGGTATTCACATTCTCATTTCCGAAGCGACATTTAAATCAGCGCAACCGGAGAAACTCGAACAGGCTGGAATTCTTGTGCGAGAACTGGATAGAATTAAGGTGAAAGGTAAAAAGCTGCCGGTGACAGTATTCCAAGTTGTTGATCGTGCGCTTGCGCCAAGTGTACGGAAAGTTTTAGAAGACTTCAACAGAGCTCGTGAGCAATATTACGCCGGCTCTTGGGATGGTTGTATTGAGTCTTGTAAAAAAATCCTCGCAGAATATAATGATAAAGCCACGCATTTGTACTTAGACCGCGCAGAATATTTCCTCGAGCATCCGCCGGAGAATTGGGAAGGGGTGTATGAACTTAAGACCAAGTAA
- a CDS encoding uracil-DNA glycosylase — MEVKIEKSWKSALQDEFGKEYFKTLTGFVRAEYKNGKVYPPAKFIFRAFELTPFDKVRVVILGQDPYHGPGQAHGLSFSVPEGIGAPPSLQNIYKELEADLGKTLGRSSSKSGNLEHWAGQGVLLLNATLTVRAHQAGSHQHKGWEEFTDAVMRTLSQKREHLVFILWGRYAREKGSVVDVAKHLVIESAHPSPFAAYAGFFGSKPFSKTNAYLVRHGQPPIEW; from the coding sequence ATGGAGGTTAAGATAGAAAAGAGCTGGAAGTCTGCTTTGCAAGATGAATTTGGGAAAGAGTATTTCAAAACTCTTACTGGTTTTGTGCGGGCGGAATATAAAAACGGCAAAGTCTATCCACCCGCAAAGTTTATCTTTCGTGCTTTTGAGCTTACGCCTTTTGATAAAGTAAGAGTGGTGATACTCGGGCAGGATCCGTACCACGGCCCCGGTCAAGCGCACGGGCTTTCGTTCTCGGTGCCAGAAGGTATCGGCGCGCCGCCGTCATTACAAAACATATATAAAGAGCTTGAAGCCGACCTCGGTAAGACGCTTGGACGCTCTTCTTCCAAGTCGGGTAATCTGGAACATTGGGCAGGGCAGGGAGTTTTACTATTAAACGCAACACTCACCGTGCGGGCGCATCAGGCTGGCAGTCATCAGCATAAGGGCTGGGAGGAATTTACCGACGCGGTTATGCGGACACTGTCACAAAAGCGCGAGCACCTCGTCTTTATATTATGGGGCAGATATGCAAGGGAAAAGGGAAGCGTCGTAGATGTTGCCAAACATCTGGTTATCGAGTCGGCACACCCATCGCCCTTCGCCGCGTACGCGGGATTCTTCGGCTCCAAGCCATTCAGTAAAACAAACGCCTATTTAGTAAGGCATGGACAACCGCCCATTGAGTGGTAA
- the trpS gene encoding tryptophan--tRNA ligase, producing the protein MENKAEKKQVLVTGLRPSANLHIGNYLGAVKPMIEAIAANPGAEVFMFVADIHGLTDSSPDTIKQYRHEVVKDYLALGLNPKRVSLYIQSAIAGELSYLTLLLARYTTFNDLMRVPTLKDKLKVNQEAGQANALLGFYPILMAADVLIHKGTLVPIGEDQISHLEKMREFGEKFNNEFGKIFPMPQPHSMKLLRIMALKGDGKMSKSHPEGALFLTDSAEEIKKKISRAETATEGVMTPSFESLLTVACEFGVETEQFVADHLAGKQIMGDFKKALSDALVEFVTEFQTKRARITNEQVAHIVEEGAKAARASAERTMQEVLQVMKFN; encoded by the coding sequence ATGGAAAATAAAGCGGAAAAGAAACAAGTTCTAGTCACCGGCTTGCGCCCATCGGCCAATTTGCATATTGGCAACTACCTTGGCGCTGTTAAGCCAATGATTGAAGCTATTGCGGCCAATCCAGGAGCCGAGGTTTTTATGTTTGTAGCCGATATCCACGGCCTGACCGATAGCTCGCCCGACACCATCAAACAATATCGCCACGAAGTGGTGAAGGATTATCTTGCCCTTGGTTTGAACCCCAAGCGCGTATCTCTATATATACAGTCTGCAATTGCCGGCGAACTTTCTTATCTTACGCTTTTGCTTGCACGATACACAACATTCAATGACCTGATGCGCGTGCCAACGCTTAAAGATAAATTGAAAGTCAATCAAGAGGCGGGGCAGGCGAATGCTTTACTCGGATTTTATCCGATTCTGATGGCGGCCGACGTGCTCATACACAAAGGGACACTCGTGCCGATTGGAGAGGACCAGATTTCTCACCTCGAGAAGATGCGCGAGTTCGGCGAGAAGTTTAATAACGAGTTCGGCAAGATATTTCCCATGCCGCAGCCGCACAGTATGAAGTTGTTGCGCATAATGGCATTGAAGGGTGACGGCAAGATGAGCAAGTCGCATCCCGAGGGCGCACTCTTCCTGACCGATAGTGCCGAAGAGATCAAGAAAAAGATTTCGCGCGCCGAGACGGCGACGGAGGGCGTAATGACCCCGAGCTTCGAGAGTTTGCTCACGGTGGCATGCGAATTCGGTGTCGAGACAGAGCAATTCGTTGCCGATCATTTGGCAGGTAAGCAGATTATGGGCGACTTTAAGAAAGCTTTGAGCGATGCGCTCGTCGAGTTTGTTACAGAATTCCAGACCAAGCGGGCGCGCATAACAAATGAACAAGTTGCACATATTGTCGAAGAAGGTGCGAAGGCCGCAAGGGCGAGCGCCGAGCGCACAATGCAAGAAGTATTACAAGTAATGAAATTTAATTAA
- a CDS encoding thioredoxin domain-containing protein, producing MEDKNYTLWGGVTLGVVVIVLGIMWFVGNTPAPKPGGNIVAPPVTEADWQEGASTLPLTLVEYSDFQCPACGAYYPVVQKLKAEYATSTRFVYRHFPLPQHLDAKYGAYAAEAAGKQGKFFEMHDMLFEKQTEWGIDTKVLLGDPEELTPAMEAVLMPKLLSYAQKLGLDIDKFKADIVSKEIKDKIDTAIADGRTLDIPATPTFFLNGKQLEPNPNGFDEFKKLIDAALPKS from the coding sequence ATGGAAGATAAGAACTATACGCTGTGGGGCGGAGTCACTCTGGGTGTTGTCGTAATCGTTCTCGGTATTATGTGGTTCGTCGGGAATACGCCGGCGCCCAAGCCGGGTGGGAATATTGTCGCACCACCGGTGACAGAAGCCGACTGGCAAGAGGGCGCCAGCACCTTACCCCTTACGCTCGTAGAATATAGTGACTTCCAATGTCCGGCTTGCGGAGCTTATTATCCGGTCGTTCAGAAGTTGAAGGCAGAGTACGCCACATCCACTCGCTTCGTTTATCGCCACTTTCCGTTGCCGCAACACTTGGATGCTAAGTACGGTGCTTACGCGGCCGAGGCGGCTGGTAAGCAAGGCAAATTCTTCGAGATGCATGATATGCTCTTCGAGAAGCAAACAGAATGGGGAATAGATACGAAGGTTTTGCTCGGCGACCCAGAAGAATTAACTCCAGCAATGGAAGCGGTCCTCATGCCGAAACTACTTTCATACGCGCAAAAGCTAGGACTGGACATTGATAAATTCAAAGCAGATATAGTCTCGAAAGAAATCAAAGACAAGATCGATACCGCAATCGCCGACGGCCGTACGCTCGACATTCCGGCGACTCCGACCTTCTTCCTGAACGGCAAACAACTAGAGCCTAACCCGAATGGTTTTGACGAGTTTAAAAAATTAATCGATGCCGCTCTCCCGAAATCATAA
- a CDS encoding vitamin K epoxide reductase family protein → MPLSRNHKLIIGLLLGLAIAGFVDATYLTIEHYMGVIPPCVLTTGCDTVTTSSYSTLFGIYVALYGAFYYLALMVFCIHIMSTSRHHLFRHVAQLSWIGLAAAIYFTSLQVFVIRAYCIYCLTSATISTALFIFAHYMWREHNRHIKSFSSNA, encoded by the coding sequence ATGCCGCTCTCCCGAAATCATAAACTTATTATTGGACTCCTCTTGGGTCTGGCGATTGCCGGCTTCGTTGACGCAACCTATTTGACTATCGAGCATTACATGGGCGTGATACCGCCGTGCGTGCTGACGACCGGATGTGACACGGTGACGACCAGTTCCTACTCCACACTCTTCGGCATCTACGTCGCGCTCTATGGTGCGTTCTACTATCTGGCGCTCATGGTGTTTTGTATCCATATAATGAGCACAAGCAGACACCACCTCTTCAGGCATGTTGCCCAGCTGTCGTGGATCGGCCTCGCCGCGGCAATCTACTTCACCTCGCTCCAAGTGTTCGTCATCCGCGCCTACTGCATCTACTGTCTAACTTCGGCAACTATCTCGACTGCGCTATTCATCTTCGCCCACTACATGTGGCGCGAACATAATAGACACATAAAAAGTTTTTCATCTAATGCCTAA
- the cmk gene encoding (d)CMP kinase, with protein sequence MPKKYIVTIDGAAGTGKSTSAGMLAERLGWLYVNSGYIYRAATLLGLRAKLFDREDLKDHEIESELVKLMRDTQFDFKRADGGAAHMYLNDEDVTPLLKSHEVEIRVSPVAQYMKVREEAVIIQRREAEKNSLVVEGRDTGTVVFPDADVKFYLTASLDVQADRQMKERNARGEPQLTMDELKRQIAVRDARDLERHLRKPEGAIEVNTDKINAEEVVNLLERQVRASLNL encoded by the coding sequence ATGCCTAAAAAATACATCGTCACTATCGACGGGGCGGCGGGGACGGGGAAGAGCACCTCGGCCGGGATGCTGGCTGAACGATTGGGTTGGCTCTATGTGAACTCCGGATATATTTATCGCGCCGCGACCCTGCTCGGCTTGCGGGCGAAGCTTTTCGATAGGGAGGATTTAAAAGACCACGAGATAGAATCGGAACTGGTAAAACTTATGCGTGATACGCAGTTCGATTTCAAAAGAGCCGACGGCGGTGCGGCGCATATGTATTTGAACGACGAGGATGTTACGCCGCTCCTGAAATCTCATGAAGTGGAGATACGAGTCTCGCCGGTCGCGCAATACATGAAGGTGCGCGAGGAGGCGGTGATAATCCAGCGCCGTGAAGCCGAGAAGAATTCATTGGTCGTCGAAGGGCGTGATACGGGGACAGTAGTGTTCCCAGACGCCGATGTTAAATTTTACCTGACCGCCTCGCTTGATGTGCAAGCAGACAGGCAGATGAAGGAGCGTAATGCGCGCGGAGAGCCGCAACTTACCATGGATGAGCTCAAGCGCCAGATTGCGGTCCGCGACGCACGGGACTTAGAGCGTCACTTGCGCAAGCCCGAAGGCGCCATTGAAGTTAATACCGATAAAATAAACGCCGAAGAGGTTGTCAATTTATTAGAGCGCCAAGTTCGAGCATCACTAAATTTATGA
- a CDS encoding RsiV family protein has product MKKLLGLIILIIFAALIWFGKQSSQPDYTVVTSKIGEENVAEKYSLDLEYPSFLSDSQKFQFINADIHELIATTSLQFHENAKDYAQYIKDNNLEAEGLTQGSSLVIGYEVATGTTGVLPVKIVIEEYNAGAAHPNHITVTRNYDISMQKILSLADLFAQNVDYLAVIAKYSKRALEKKFEADQVPTDPEWLATGTEPKAENYEAWLAEADGLHIIFNEYQVVAYAYGVPEIVIPWNELQKIKK; this is encoded by the coding sequence ATGAAAAAATTATTAGGTCTCATTATTCTTATTATTTTTGCCGCGCTTATTTGGTTTGGCAAGCAATCTTCGCAGCCGGATTATACTGTCGTTACGAGTAAGATAGGCGAAGAGAATGTCGCAGAGAAATATTCGCTAGATCTAGAGTACCCCTCGTTTCTTTCGGACAGCCAGAAATTTCAATTTATAAACGCCGACATCCACGAACTCATTGCGACGACCAGTTTACAATTTCACGAGAATGCTAAAGACTACGCGCAATACATCAAAGATAATAATCTCGAAGCGGAAGGATTAACTCAAGGGAGCTCTCTTGTTATTGGGTATGAGGTGGCTACCGGTACGACAGGAGTGTTACCGGTGAAGATAGTAATAGAAGAGTACAATGCCGGTGCGGCGCATCCGAACCATATCACGGTGACGCGTAATTATGACATATCAATGCAGAAGATCTTGAGTCTTGCGGATTTGTTCGCACAGAACGTGGACTATCTGGCCGTGATTGCGAAATATAGCAAGAGAGCCCTAGAGAAAAAATTCGAAGCGGACCAAGTACCGACAGATCCAGAATGGCTTGCAACTGGGACGGAGCCGAAGGCAGAGAACTATGAAGCCTGGCTCGCAGAAGCAGATGGCCTACACATAATCTTCAACGAATATCAGGTGGTCGCGTATGCCTACGGCGTACCAGAAATAGTTATCCCATGGAACGAACTTCAGAAGATCAAAAAATAA
- a CDS encoding DUF559 domain-containing protein: protein MRKNPTQAEKILWEALRDLAPSPSGMAGIRFRRQHIIGRFISDFVCLPKRLVVEVDGDIHDYQKAADEIRTEYLTNLGYTVIRFNNDRVLNDLQNVIREIESRIHPPSPSERGTGGEVVDFITIDASWTKLTLILPVVQKFLKPSGRVIALLKPHYEASQSILRKGVLKDDKVAEIVTKVSATIEAQGWKINGQTESPILGGGGNREFLILLTLKQP from the coding sequence ATGCGAAAGAATCCCACTCAAGCGGAAAAAATTTTGTGGGAAGCATTAAGAGACCTTGCCCCCTCTCCCTCTGGGATGGCGGGGATAAGGTTTCGAAGGCAACATATCATCGGCCGATTTATTTCAGATTTCGTATGTTTACCAAAGAGACTCGTAGTTGAAGTAGACGGAGATATTCACGATTATCAAAAAGCCGCTGATGAAATTCGCACAGAATATCTTACGAATCTTGGCTATACTGTTATCAGATTTAACAATGATAGAGTCTTAAATGATCTACAAAATGTAATCAGAGAAATTGAATCTCGTATTCATCCCCCCTCTCCTTCGGAGAGGGGGACGGGGGGTGAGGTTGTCGACTTCATCACAATAGACGCGAGCTGGACCAAGCTTACGCTAATCTTACCGGTAGTGCAGAAGTTTTTGAAACCCAGTGGGAGAGTCATTGCGCTACTCAAGCCACATTATGAAGCTTCGCAATCGATCTTGCGTAAGGGCGTCTTGAAGGACGATAAAGTGGCAGAGATTGTGACGAAAGTGTCCGCCACTATCGAAGCTCAGGGCTGGAAAATAAACGGCCAAACAGAGTCACCGATACTCGGCGGAGGAGGTAATAGAGAGTTCTTGATACTACTTACTCTTAAACAGCCATAG
- a CDS encoding type II toxin-antitoxin system PemK/MazF family toxin, whose product MKIPADIAKKFLEWIKVKIFTEISGRHLIFSEGEIWWTSIGHNIGMESNGKNENFERPVLILRKFGKDSFWGISVSSNIRIDHFYYRFKLKGEEYCLNLSQLRLLSSKRLLRRVGYFNAEDFTKVRSLIKDLV is encoded by the coding sequence GTGAAAATTCCCGCAGACATTGCTAAAAAGTTTCTCGAGTGGATCAAAGTAAAGATTTTCACTGAAATTTCTGGTCGCCACTTGATTTTCAGTGAAGGTGAGATCTGGTGGACAAGTATCGGGCACAATATTGGTATGGAATCAAACGGTAAGAATGAAAACTTTGAACGCCCGGTGCTGATACTTCGTAAATTCGGCAAAGACTCATTCTGGGGAATTTCTGTTTCGAGTAATATTAGAATAGACCATTTCTACTATAGATTTAAGTTAAAAGGAGAAGAGTATTGTCTTAATCTCTCTCAACTTCGGCTATTAAGCTCAAAAAGATTACTGAGGCGCGTCGGTTATTTTAACGCGGAAGATTTTACTAAGGTCAGATCTCTCATTAAAGATTTGGTATAA
- a CDS encoding four helix bundle protein produces the protein MYKLWTEYLDHLPKKSKYSLGGKIDVVFLECIDLIFTASFQDRTKKLLYIEKASARFDLLKFLMRILWETKILDNKKYITLSTQLDEIGKMLGGWRNNLLKETQSPPRRG, from the coding sequence GTGTATAAACTATGGACAGAATACCTAGACCACCTACCCAAGAAGTCAAAATACTCTCTGGGAGGGAAAATTGACGTGGTATTCCTAGAATGCATAGATTTGATCTTCACTGCAAGTTTCCAAGATAGGACGAAAAAGCTTCTGTATATTGAAAAAGCTTCTGCTCGTTTTGATCTTTTGAAGTTTCTGATGCGCATATTGTGGGAGACAAAAATACTTGATAACAAAAAGTACATTACACTATCGACACAGCTTGATGAAATAGGGAAAATGCTGGGTGGCTGGCGGAATAACTTGCTTAAAGAAACTCAATCCCCGCCAAGGCGAGGATGA
- a CDS encoding reverse transcriptase/maturase family protein encodes MRKQLTTSYEEIISVENLLLAWQEFVSDKRSNPNVQLFQLRLMDHIMLLHWEPANFTHVHSGYTLSKIFEPKERDIHKAGVRDRLPCHAIHRKLYPFFDTTFISHSYSCRLKKGTHRACNCFRKFYIKASRSKSRTCWVLKCDIRKFFANIDHQILFDILAQYIPDENVAWLLEKVISSFEPGLPLGNLTSQLFVNIYMNEFDQYVKHKLKAKYYIRYADDFVFLSEDKAWLEQLVPVISDFLKTRLKLSLHPKKISINTLASGVDFLGWVHFPNYRVLRTMTKKRMFRNIRRKLRNLATLQSYLGLLQHGNTQKLRNMLYSHT; translated from the coding sequence ATGAGGAAACAACTTACAACAAGTTATGAAGAAATCATCAGCGTCGAGAACTTACTGCTTGCATGGCAAGAATTCGTTTCTGATAAGAGGAGCAATCCTAACGTGCAACTATTCCAGCTCCGCCTGATGGATCATATAATGTTGCTCCACTGGGAGCCTGCGAATTTTACCCATGTGCATAGTGGCTATACGCTTTCGAAAATCTTTGAGCCGAAAGAGCGCGACATTCATAAAGCCGGCGTCCGTGATCGACTGCCCTGCCACGCGATTCATCGCAAGTTGTATCCATTCTTTGATACAACGTTTATTTCGCATTCGTACTCGTGCAGACTAAAAAAGGGCACACACCGGGCTTGTAACTGTTTCAGAAAATTTTATATAAAAGCGAGTAGGAGTAAAAGTCGCACCTGTTGGGTATTGAAATGCGATATACGCAAATTCTTCGCCAACATCGACCACCAAATCTTGTTCGATATTCTCGCTCAATATATTCCTGACGAAAATGTGGCATGGTTACTCGAGAAAGTAATTTCCAGCTTTGAGCCCGGCCTTCCACTCGGTAATCTCACTTCACAACTATTTGTAAACATATATATGAACGAGTTCGATCAGTATGTTAAACATAAACTCAAGGCAAAGTATTATATCAGATATGCAGATGATTTCGTATTTCTTTCAGAAGACAAAGCTTGGCTTGAGCAACTCGTTCCTGTAATTTCTGATTTTCTTAAAACTCGACTCAAACTTTCTTTACATCCCAAGAAGATTTCTATTAATACGCTCGCCTCCGGTGTCGATTTTCTTGGCTGGGTGCACTTTCCTAATTATCGCGTGCTACGGACAATGACCAAAAAGAGGATGTTCAGGAATATCAGGCGCAAATTGCGTAATCTGGCCACTCTACAATCGTATCTGGGGTTGCTGCAACATGGCAATACGCAGAAATTACGAAATATGCTATACTCTCACACATAG
- a CDS encoding LemA family protein, producing MSKKWWILLVVVVVALGYWMMTYNRFIKLDQGIQGQWAQVETQYQRRFDLIPNLVNSVKGAMTQEQAVFDAIAEARTQYGGARTLDEKVAATNQVESSLSRLLAVIENYPQLKSIDTVQTLMAQLEGTENRISVERGRFNDAIKSYNTSVQLFPSSIIARISGFSVKAFFESAPGAEKAPEVQL from the coding sequence ATGAGCAAAAAATGGTGGATTTTACTTGTCGTTGTTGTTGTGGCCCTCGGCTATTGGATGATGACTTATAACCGATTTATTAAGCTTGACCAGGGTATCCAGGGTCAATGGGCGCAGGTAGAGACGCAGTATCAGCGCCGCTTTGACCTCATTCCTAACCTTGTAAATTCTGTGAAGGGCGCAATGACCCAAGAGCAGGCGGTATTCGATGCGATTGCAGAGGCGCGCACGCAGTATGGTGGCGCAAGAACACTGGATGAAAAGGTGGCCGCGACAAACCAAGTCGAATCATCGTTGTCTCGTTTGCTTGCGGTGATAGAGAATTATCCGCAACTAAAGTCGATCGACACTGTTCAAACGCTCATGGCACAGCTTGAGGGCACAGAGAATCGCATCAGCGTGGAGCGCGGAAGATTCAATGATGCAATCAAATCTTACAACACCTCCGTCCAACTTTTCCCTTCAAGTATTATTGCTAGAATCTCCGGCTTCAGTGTTAAAGCCTTCTTCGAATCTGCACCGGGCGCCGAGAAAGCTCCGGAAGTGCAGCTCTAA
- a CDS encoding TPM domain-containing protein: MKKLALLFLLLAPAVSSAYYQLSRPTGFVNDTANMLAPADATTLEAKISAFEKKSGNEIAIVTIPSLDGDTVENFAVKLFADWGIGKKDKDNGVLLLVARDDRKMKIEVGYGLEGALTDAQSYWITRDILTPAFKAGNYAQGINDATDKIISATQGEVLPTAEPTTNAGDIDYFWVFFIAVMLIEWLGAILARSKSWWAGGVIGGAVAGLAGFFMASAGIFIISAIVLIPAGLLFDYIVSKNYTKGKANGHFPWWIGGGGSGWGGGSGGGGGFGGFGGGSSGGGGSSGSW; the protein is encoded by the coding sequence ATGAAAAAATTAGCACTACTTTTTCTCCTGCTCGCACCGGCAGTTTCGTCGGCATATTATCAGCTTTCACGGCCCACTGGCTTTGTGAATGATACTGCGAATATGCTTGCGCCTGCAGATGCTACAACGCTTGAGGCGAAGATTTCGGCTTTCGAGAAAAAGTCAGGCAATGAAATTGCTATAGTCACGATACCTTCTCTCGATGGCGACACAGTCGAGAACTTTGCCGTTAAGCTTTTTGCAGATTGGGGGATAGGGAAGAAAGATAAAGATAACGGCGTCCTGCTCCTCGTTGCCCGTGATGACAGAAAGATGAAAATAGAAGTGGGCTATGGCCTCGAGGGTGCCTTAACCGATGCGCAGAGTTATTGGATTACTCGTGATATTCTGACGCCTGCGTTCAAGGCTGGCAATTACGCGCAGGGTATTAATGACGCGACCGACAAAATTATTTCAGCGACACAAGGCGAAGTTTTACCTACTGCTGAACCCACAACAAATGCTGGAGATATAGACTATTTTTGGGTATTTTTCATTGCTGTGATGTTGATTGAATGGCTCGGGGCTATTCTCGCGCGCTCCAAATCGTGGTGGGCGGGTGGAGTTATTGGAGGCGCTGTTGCTGGTTTGGCCGGTTTCTTTATGGCTTCGGCCGGGATATTTATTATCTCGGCAATTGTACTTATACCCGCAGGGCTTTTGTTCGATTACATCGTTTCGAAAAATTATACGAAAGGTAAGGCGAATGGCCACTTCCCATGGTGGATTGGCGGTGGGGGCAGCGGCTGGGGCGGAGGATCCGGAGGTGGAGGGGGATTTGGCGGCTTCGGCGGAGGATCGTCCGGCGGCGGTGGAAGCTCCGGAAGCTGGTGA